A genome region from Thermococcus onnurineus NA1 includes the following:
- a CDS encoding phosphoribosyltransferase: MDKIYLTWWQIDRAVFALAEELRKKFMPDVIVGVARGGLIPAVMLSHILGDVDVEIIAVKFYKDIEEHMEKPVVTIPLHGSLNGKRVVIVDDVSDTGKTLEVVIEEVKKAGAREVKVACLSMKPWTKVVPDFYVFRTDQWIVFPWEEFPVVVRE; this comes from the coding sequence ATGGACAAGATTTACCTTACCTGGTGGCAGATTGACAGGGCGGTCTTCGCGCTCGCCGAAGAGCTGAGGAAGAAGTTCATGCCCGACGTCATAGTCGGCGTCGCTAGGGGCGGCCTCATTCCCGCTGTAATGCTCAGCCACATCCTTGGCGACGTTGACGTCGAGATCATAGCCGTCAAGTTCTACAAGGATATAGAGGAGCACATGGAGAAACCAGTAGTGACAATACCGCTGCATGGTTCGCTGAATGGAAAGAGGGTCGTCATCGTCGACGACGTCAGCGACACAGGTAAGACTCTTGAGGTAGTCATAGAGGAAGTCAAGAAGGCTGGCGCTAGGGAGGTAAAGGTCGCCTGCCTCAGCATGAAGCCCTGGACTAAGGTCGTTCCTGACTTCTATGTCTTCAGGACCGACCAGTGGATAGTCTTCCCTTGGGAAGAGTTCCCTGTTGTTGTGAGGGAGTGA
- a CDS encoding adenosylcobalamin-dependent ribonucleoside-diphosphate reductase: MAVEKVMKRDGRIVPFDKERIKWAIQRAMLEVGVRDEKLLNRVVRRVVKRVNELYDGQVPHIENIQDIVELELMRVGLFDVAKAYILYRKKKAEIREEKKKILNKDKLDEIDKRFSINALRVLASRYLIRNEKGEIIESPRELFERVATLVVIPDLLYDERVFDREGNHEQDLSNVEKYMEKLDEYDRKLSIGRFKLNKYHFERLLNLYRELAQKGQMKVSIDEVIGMLENGAFDKYEDEIEEYFRLMTSQTFMPNTPALINSGRPLGMLSACFVVPIEDDMESIMKAAHDVAMIQKMGGGTGLNFSKLRPEGDLVGTTTGAASGPVSFMHLIDAVSDVIKQGGVRRGANMGILEVWHPDIEKFIHAKEKNIGTNVLANFNISVGIWSDFWEALREGKRYPLINPRTGEKVKEIDPKSLFEELAFMAWAKADPGVIFFDVINRRNVLEPAKGEKIRATNPCGEEPLYEYESCNLASINLAKFVKYDEEGKPYFDWDEYAYVIQKVAKYLDNAIDVNKFPLPEIDYNTKLTRRIGVGMMGLADALFKLGIAYNSKEGYDFMRKATEYLTFYAYKYSVEAAKKRGPFPLYEKTRYKDGELPVEGYYHREVWTLPWDELVEEIKKYGVRNGMVTTCPPTGSVSMIADTSSGIEPIFALVYKKSVTVGEFYYVDPVFEAELKKRGLWSDELLRKISDNYGSVQGLEEIPEDMQRVFVTSMDIHWLDHILAQANIQLWLTDSASKTINMPNDATVEDVKAAYLLAYKLGCKGITVYRDGSLSVQVYSVEGEKRQRVKAKPSAYAVEKLKAVVEAEPWLTKFINIEGILNGTNGKKKEEAPAPNFSLSMTKTLKPEAHEHPHHREPPEIPEEKIKELLGVTYCPVCYEKDGKLVELKMESGCATCPVCGWSKCVIG, from the coding sequence ATGGCCGTTGAAAAAGTGATGAAAAGGGACGGCAGGATTGTCCCATTTGATAAAGAGCGTATAAAATGGGCTATCCAAAGGGCAATGCTTGAAGTCGGTGTCCGTGACGAGAAGCTTCTCAACAGGGTCGTTAGAAGGGTCGTCAAAAGGGTGAACGAGCTCTACGACGGGCAGGTGCCTCACATAGAGAACATCCAGGATATAGTCGAGCTCGAGCTGATGAGAGTTGGTCTCTTCGACGTCGCCAAGGCCTACATCCTCTACCGTAAGAAGAAGGCCGAGATCAGGGAGGAAAAGAAGAAGATACTCAACAAAGACAAGCTCGACGAGATAGACAAGCGCTTCTCCATCAATGCCCTCCGCGTTTTGGCTTCTCGCTACCTTATCAGGAACGAGAAAGGAGAAATAATTGAGAGCCCGAGGGAGCTCTTTGAGAGGGTTGCGACTCTGGTGGTCATCCCTGATCTGCTCTACGATGAGAGGGTCTTCGACAGGGAAGGAAACCACGAGCAGGACCTAAGTAATGTCGAGAAATACATGGAGAAGCTCGACGAGTACGATAGAAAACTCTCAATCGGCAGGTTCAAGCTCAACAAGTACCACTTCGAAAGGCTCCTCAACCTCTACCGCGAGCTCGCCCAGAAGGGCCAGATGAAGGTCTCCATAGACGAAGTCATCGGGATGCTCGAGAACGGAGCCTTTGACAAGTACGAGGACGAAATAGAGGAGTACTTCCGCCTGATGACGAGCCAGACCTTCATGCCGAACACGCCGGCCCTCATAAACTCAGGAAGGCCGCTCGGGATGCTCTCAGCGTGCTTCGTCGTTCCGATAGAGGACGACATGGAGAGCATAATGAAGGCAGCACACGATGTAGCAATGATACAGAAGATGGGTGGCGGTACCGGTTTGAACTTCTCCAAACTCCGCCCGGAGGGTGATTTAGTCGGAACCACCACTGGAGCGGCATCTGGCCCTGTCAGCTTCATGCACCTCATCGATGCCGTCAGCGACGTGATAAAGCAGGGTGGAGTGAGAAGAGGCGCGAACATGGGCATCCTCGAAGTCTGGCACCCTGACATCGAGAAGTTCATCCACGCCAAAGAGAAGAACATCGGAACGAACGTTTTAGCAAACTTCAACATCAGCGTGGGCATATGGTCCGACTTCTGGGAAGCTCTGAGAGAAGGCAAGCGCTATCCGCTCATCAACCCAAGGACTGGCGAGAAGGTCAAGGAGATTGACCCGAAGAGCCTCTTCGAGGAGTTAGCATTTATGGCCTGGGCCAAGGCCGATCCGGGAGTTATATTCTTCGATGTCATCAACAGGAGGAACGTCTTAGAGCCCGCAAAAGGTGAAAAGATACGCGCGACCAACCCCTGCGGAGAAGAGCCCCTCTATGAGTACGAATCCTGTAATTTAGCCAGCATAAACCTCGCCAAATTCGTCAAGTACGATGAAGAAGGCAAGCCCTACTTCGATTGGGACGAGTACGCCTATGTAATCCAGAAGGTCGCCAAGTACCTCGACAACGCAATCGACGTCAACAAGTTCCCGCTCCCTGAGATAGACTACAACACCAAGCTGACGAGGAGGATAGGCGTCGGAATGATGGGCCTGGCCGATGCCCTCTTCAAGCTCGGCATAGCCTACAACAGCAAGGAAGGCTACGACTTCATGAGAAAGGCAACAGAGTACCTTACCTTCTACGCCTACAAGTACAGCGTCGAAGCAGCTAAAAAGCGCGGACCCTTCCCGCTCTACGAGAAGACGAGGTACAAGGATGGCGAGCTTCCGGTCGAGGGCTACTACCACAGGGAGGTCTGGACACTCCCATGGGACGAGCTGGTTGAGGAGATCAAGAAGTACGGCGTCAGGAACGGAATGGTGACCACCTGTCCGCCCACCGGCTCGGTCAGCATGATAGCCGATACCTCCAGCGGCATAGAACCCATCTTTGCCCTCGTCTACAAGAAGAGCGTCACCGTTGGCGAGTTTTACTACGTTGACCCTGTCTTCGAGGCTGAGCTGAAGAAGCGCGGTCTCTGGAGCGACGAGCTGCTGAGGAAGATAAGCGATAACTACGGAAGTGTCCAGGGCCTCGAAGAAATCCCCGAGGACATGCAGCGCGTTTTCGTCACCTCGATGGACATACACTGGCTCGACCACATACTGGCTCAGGCCAACATCCAGCTCTGGCTCACCGATTCAGCGAGCAAGACAATCAACATGCCGAACGACGCCACCGTCGAGGACGTTAAAGCTGCATACCTCCTCGCATACAAGCTCGGCTGCAAGGGCATAACCGTCTATCGCGACGGCTCGCTCAGCGTTCAGGTCTACAGCGTCGAGGGAGAAAAGAGGCAGCGCGTCAAGGCCAAGCCAAGCGCTTACGCTGTCGAGAAGCTCAAGGCCGTCGTTGAGGCCGAGCCATGGCTGACCAAGTTCATCAACATCGAAGGCATACTCAACGGCACCAACGGCAAGAAAAAGGAGGAAGCCCCAGCACCCAATTTTTCCCTGAGCATGACAAAGACCCTTAAACCCGAAGCCCACGAGCATCCACATCATAGGGAGCCGCCGGAGATTCCCGAGGAGAAGATAAAAGAGCTCTTAGGGGTCACTTACTGTCCAGTCTGCTATGAGAAGGACGGAAAGCTCGTTGAGCTGAAAATGGAGAGTGGTTGCGCCACCTGTCCTGTCTGTGGCTGGAGCAAGTGCGTCATTGGATGA
- a CDS encoding ferritin family protein — protein MNLRELLERLIWQENELYNLYKLGETFATYERPEFVETFRIIAEEELRHRKTLEGMLSGGTLKGTAVIDYLDSLSLEPMLSDERVEPESLEELILEALIREKHAYELYTKLSEILKDSLSQIFRMMASEELKHAYRLRLVYEGL, from the coding sequence ATGAACCTTCGTGAGCTGCTCGAAAGACTCATCTGGCAGGAGAACGAGCTCTACAACCTGTACAAGCTCGGCGAAACGTTCGCCACCTACGAAAGGCCCGAGTTCGTTGAGACCTTCCGCATCATAGCGGAGGAGGAGCTCAGGCACAGGAAGACCCTCGAAGGGATGCTCTCCGGGGGGACTCTGAAAGGCACGGCCGTTATAGACTACCTAGACTCACTTTCGCTGGAGCCCATGCTGAGCGACGAAAGGGTTGAGCCCGAGAGCCTCGAGGAGTTGATACTTGAGGCGTTGATAAGGGAGAAACACGCCTACGAGCTCTATACGAAGCTATCTGAAATCCTAAAGGACTCTCTCAGCCAGATTTTTAGGATGATGGCAAGTGAGGAGCTCAAACACGCCTACAGGCTCAGGCTGGTCTACGAAGGGCTTTGA
- a CDS encoding HAD-IIA family hydrolase has translation MIGLIFDMDGVIYRGNKPIDGTREVVNFLKERDIPFAFLTNNSTRNAQMYREKLLRMGIDVEEERIITSGYATARYLQTHFKEGPIFVIGGKGLQEEVVRMGWPVMGLEEARERWRDIKYVVVGLDPELTYEKLKYGTLAIRNGAKFIGTNPDTTYPSEEGLYPGAGSIIAALKASTDADPLIIGKPNEPAYEVVREKLGDVDEIWMVGDRLDTDIAFARRFGMKAIMVLTGVSTLKDVEKSEVKPDLILPSIKELLEYLKVKLEASE, from the coding sequence ATGATCGGACTCATCTTCGACATGGACGGCGTGATATACCGGGGCAATAAGCCCATAGATGGCACGCGAGAGGTAGTAAACTTCCTGAAAGAAAGGGACATCCCCTTCGCCTTCCTCACCAACAACTCCACCAGGAATGCCCAGATGTACCGCGAGAAGCTCCTCAGGATGGGAATAGACGTTGAAGAAGAGCGTATCATCACCTCCGGCTACGCCACCGCCAGGTACCTCCAGACCCACTTTAAGGAAGGCCCCATCTTTGTCATTGGCGGGAAAGGACTCCAAGAGGAAGTAGTGAGGATGGGCTGGCCCGTGATGGGCCTCGAGGAAGCAAGGGAAAGGTGGAGGGATATCAAATACGTCGTGGTCGGCCTCGACCCTGAGTTAACCTACGAGAAGCTGAAGTACGGAACGCTGGCAATAAGGAACGGAGCGAAGTTCATAGGAACCAATCCGGACACAACGTATCCCTCCGAGGAAGGTCTTTATCCAGGAGCGGGGTCGATTATAGCGGCGCTGAAGGCATCGACAGATGCTGATCCCCTCATAATAGGCAAGCCCAACGAACCCGCTTACGAGGTCGTCAGGGAGAAGCTCGGTGACGTCGACGAGATATGGATGGTGGGCGACAGGCTCGACACGGACATAGCCTTCGCCAGGAGATTTGGCATGAAGGCAATAATGGTCCTGACAGGCGTCAGCACGCTGAAAGACGTTGAGAAGAGCGAGGTAAAACCCGACCTAATCCTCCCGAGCATTAAGGAGCTGCTCGAATACCTGAAGGTTAAGCTGGAGGCTTCAGAATGA
- a CDS encoding ArnT family glycosyltransferase, with translation MGKDTGVHLGGLAHKVSTNTLIFPSIFILALLVRIRDLNRPFTEYFRYINCQYAVYAKNYVWYGYLNTKLGLISTPYYVYNGGYEYYFHHPPLISIWVSLFFRLFGITEASVRLAEIVLSLVTLVMVYKISKRLWGDTVAYVSSLIFALLPMTAYYDRIVAPDYSAIPFVLLTLYFYILWSEHPKSRYLVYMGLSLFVGTWFDWQAYIIVLGIGIHAVLSDRPDKHRVLVVLFGTALLAFASYLLFVFMVGGREQIVELYHGFLTRTGIKVYHGFDRPGARYTFTILQFLVLELKRALNLFTSIILLFTVFWAGYYVIRRPVRDGYILPLFFHGLVSIFVFKQGAWIHDFWLYQLVPAMVLSSGRGIVLFAELPNRWVSVSKGIHLSLVSLGLLFVTLIESVFTLEILAVVYKVRIDYVVEFVVVLVWFVLTFVTWIALSLPDKERLLDTESLKVSFAIFVPIYLLFGYSKNLIYPYVPKYGILLVIGVLLMMGLFWLGIRKKSSERVLKGIVIFLILVLFAAQATYVVSIRDRWDYPVEYKWGKRIKSMTSPDEGVLVIPGTGIHSYSSTFYSERRVELVWNLDDLITKLQSPNRYRYFIANDALFKNPKYSELACYLFSHYNSTFVDGMYVFDLHSTSDIVFSLNRTVDFDRKIRLINMSMVRIGGLNNSMVVCYIWLPLAPIKQDYTVFVHFVKNNSIEFQQDHPPCAGKCPTSTWQMGTPVMEVYLLKVPSNGCYELYLGVWSPDTGKRLPVNCVCNDGNTRAFLGDVCFTG, from the coding sequence ATGGGGAAGGATACTGGGGTTCATTTAGGAGGCCTCGCTCATAAGGTCTCTACAAATACGTTGATATTCCCTTCGATCTTCATCTTGGCACTTTTGGTTAGGATTAGAGATCTCAATAGGCCGTTTACTGAGTATTTCCGATACATTAACTGTCAGTATGCGGTTTATGCTAAAAATTATGTCTGGTATGGTTACTTAAATACCAAGCTGGGTTTAATATCGACACCGTATTATGTTTATAACGGTGGGTATGAGTACTATTTTCACCATCCTCCTCTCATCAGTATATGGGTATCTCTGTTTTTCCGGCTCTTTGGGATAACCGAAGCCAGCGTTAGATTGGCTGAGATAGTATTATCCCTGGTTACCCTTGTTATGGTTTATAAGATTTCAAAGCGCCTTTGGGGAGACACAGTTGCCTATGTTTCATCTCTAATCTTCGCGTTACTGCCCATGACCGCGTATTATGATAGAATCGTGGCTCCCGATTATTCGGCGATCCCTTTTGTTCTCCTCACACTGTATTTCTATATCCTGTGGTCTGAACACCCCAAATCTAGGTATCTAGTATACATGGGACTCTCCCTTTTCGTGGGTACTTGGTTCGACTGGCAGGCATATATCATCGTGTTGGGAATTGGAATTCATGCTGTTCTCTCAGATCGGCCAGACAAACACAGGGTGTTGGTAGTACTGTTTGGAACTGCGCTATTAGCTTTCGCGTCTTACCTCCTCTTTGTGTTTATGGTGGGAGGTCGTGAACAGATCGTGGAGTTATACCATGGCTTTCTCACCAGGACAGGGATTAAAGTTTACCACGGATTTGATCGTCCAGGAGCTCGCTATACATTCACCATTTTACAATTTTTGGTCCTTGAGCTTAAGAGGGCACTTAACCTGTTTACCTCTATAATCCTGCTGTTCACGGTTTTCTGGGCAGGATACTATGTTATCCGGAGGCCCGTTAGGGATGGATATATACTACCTCTTTTTTTCCATGGGCTTGTGAGCATCTTTGTGTTTAAACAAGGGGCGTGGATACATGATTTCTGGCTCTACCAGCTCGTTCCTGCAATGGTGCTTTCCTCTGGAAGGGGCATTGTTCTTTTTGCAGAACTGCCCAACAGGTGGGTGTCTGTCTCTAAAGGGATTCATCTCTCTCTGGTATCTTTGGGCCTTTTGTTCGTGACTCTTATTGAGTCTGTGTTTACTCTTGAGATTTTAGCTGTGGTCTACAAGGTACGCATTGATTATGTTGTCGAGTTTGTAGTTGTTCTTGTGTGGTTTGTCTTAACTTTTGTTACGTGGATTGCCTTGTCTCTTCCTGACAAAGAGAGGTTGCTTGATACGGAATCACTTAAGGTATCGTTTGCTATTTTTGTCCCTATATACCTGTTATTTGGATATTCAAAGAACTTGATATATCCTTATGTTCCCAAATACGGGATTCTGCTCGTAATTGGCGTGCTTTTGATGATGGGACTATTTTGGCTGGGAATCCGAAAAAAATCTTCTGAAAGGGTATTAAAGGGAATTGTGATATTCCTAATTCTCGTGCTTTTTGCAGCTCAGGCTACCTATGTGGTTTCCATCCGGGACAGATGGGATTATCCCGTAGAATACAAATGGGGGAAAAGAATAAAGTCCATGACGTCTCCTGATGAGGGCGTTCTGGTGATTCCCGGTACGGGAATTCATAGTTACTCTTCAACGTTCTATTCCGAACGGCGTGTTGAACTTGTGTGGAATCTTGATGACCTAATTACTAAGCTTCAATCTCCCAATAGATACAGATACTTCATTGCAAACGATGCCCTTTTCAAAAACCCGAAATACTCTGAGCTAGCCTGCTATCTGTTTTCACATTATAATTCTACCTTTGTAGATGGCATGTACGTGTTTGACCTTCATTCTACGAGCGATATTGTGTTCTCATTAAATAGAACGGTCGATTTTGACCGGAAAATAAGGCTTATCAACATGTCAATGGTCAGGATAGGGGGATTAAATAACTCTATGGTTGTGTGCTATATCTGGCTACCTCTTGCCCCCATTAAACAGGACTATACTGTTTTCGTTCATTTTGTCAAAAATAACAGCATTGAATTTCAGCAGGATCATCCCCCATGTGCTGGGAAGTGCCCCACGAGTACTTGGCAGATGGGCACTCCTGTAATGGAAGTGTACTTATTGAAAGTCCCCTCAAATGGATGCTATGAATTGTATCTCGGGGTATGGAGTCCTGATACTGGTAAACGATTACCAGTCAACTGTGTATGCAATGATGGTAATACCAGGGCATTTCTTGGTGATGTCTGTTTCACTGGCTAG